One genomic segment of Helianthus annuus cultivar XRQ/B chromosome 14, HanXRQr2.0-SUNRISE, whole genome shotgun sequence includes these proteins:
- the LOC110907866 gene encoding pectinesterase: MKATFFICFLITFTFSCSSKTTTTIGSINWWCTQTPYYQTCTRYIAEGSPSTANISINQFLDITVNAAIDEARVVQKRTQGIEARTNPNSVEKILWHSCADFIDGMVFTLNMVLDHTHQPSPDDIHTWISASITYIDVCEKEFEIMNITTDLLPEVTTNLTQLLLNSLAISVVIKGANPPGLHELNFGDELYNFSGLKTVQPDVVVAKDGSGNFTTVQEAVNSRGQRAWGQRYTIYVKSGVYEENVVIPHEAPFITMYGDGIGKTIITGNRHDTGELKNTSTFQVWGRRFIALHLTFQNTAGPEGGPAVAFLSGSDTSAVYQCSIEGYQDTLFTFNSRQFYKECQIYGTIDFIFGASQAVFQDCDIFLRKPRLGGGLVVTANGRKRSNQTGGYSLQGCKINAADDLKPVVGQYKKAFLGRPWFAYARTVYMQSFLDDLVDPQGWLDSWGYNQTAYCGEYKNSGPGSSTEQRVNWPGYQAITDPNIANQFTVAEFINGTQWLPTSGVPFVPGFENQ; this comes from the exons ATGAAGgctactttcttcatatgcttccTCATAACATTCACCTTCTCTTGCTCATCCAAAACCACCACCACTATTGGCAGCATAAACTGGTGGTGCACTCAAACCCCATACTACCAAACATGCACTCGCTACATTGCCGAGGGTAGCCCCTCCACCGCGAACATATCTATAAACCAGTTCCTAGACATTACTGTAAACGCGGCTATAGACGAAGCACGCGTGGTCCAGAAACGCACCCAAGGGATCGAGGCCCGTACTAACCCGAACAGTGTAGAAAAAATCTTATGGCACAGTTGTGCTGATTTCATTGACGGGATGGTGTTCACACTGAACATGGTCCTTGACCATACCCACCAACCCAGCCCAGATGACATCCACACGTGGATAAGTGCTAGTATAACCTACATCGACGTGTGTGAAAAAGAGTTCGAGATAATGAACATAACCACCGACTTGTTACCCGAAGTAACCACCAATTTAACACAACTACTACTCAACTCTTTAGCTATTAGTGTTGTTATCAAGGGTGCTAATCCTCCTGGGTTGCACGAATTGAACTTTGGCGACGAGTTATACAATTTTTCGGGTTTGAAAACAGTACAGCCAGACGTGGTGGTTGCTAAAGATGGCTCGGGAAATTTTACAACAGTTCAAGAAGCTGTAAACTCTAGGGGACAACGAGCATGGGGCCAAAGGTATACGATTTACGTGAAAAGTGGGGTGTATGAAGAAAATGTTGTTATTCCACATGAAGCACCATTTATTACCATGTATGGTGACGGAATAGGTAAAACCATCATAACCGGCAACCGGCATGACACTGGCGAGTTGAAGAATACGTCCACGTTTC AAGTTTGGGGTCGTAGATTTATCGCTCTACACCTGACATTTCAGAACACAGCGGGGCCTGAAGGTGGGCCAGCAGTGGCGTTCCTCTCCGGCTCTGACACATCAGCAGTCTACCAGTGCAGCATTGAGGGCTATCAAGACACACTATTTACTTTCAATTCTAGACAATTTTACAAAGAATGCCAAATCTATGGAACTATTGATTTCATTTTCGGCGCAAGTCAAGCTGTGTTCCAAGATTGTGATATCTTTTTAAGGAAACCAAGACTCGGAGGAGGGTTGGTTGTGACTGCTAACGGTCGGAAACGCAGTAATCAAACTGGCGGGTATTCGTTGCAAGGGTGTAAAATAAATGCTGCAGACGATCTTAAGCCCGTTGTAGGTCAGTACAAAAAAGCATTCTTAGGAAGACCGTGGTTTGCGTATGCTCGGACAGTTTATATGCAATCTTTTCTTGATGATTTGGTGGACCCACAAGGATGGCTTGATAGTTGGGGTTACAATCAAACTGCCTATTGTGGGGAGTATAAGAATTCTGGACCAGGTTCATCTACTGAACAAAGAGTCAATTGGCCTGGTTACCAAGCGATAACAGATCCAAATATTGCCAATCAGTTCACTGTTGCTGAGTTCATTAATGGCACCCAATGGCTTCCTACATCTGGTGTGCCTTTTGTACCCGGGTTTGAAAATCAGTAG